A stretch of the uncultured Desulfobacter sp. genome encodes the following:
- a CDS encoding hydrogenase iron-sulfur subunit, whose translation MSNFEPEIVAFCCHYCAYTAADMAGTRRISYPSNVKIIRVPCTGKVDAIHLMKALEKGADGVYVAGCLVGDCHFREGNLRAEAHVEKIKKTLEDLGWEPERVGMMHFSAGMGENFAKAATEFTEKIKALGPSPASQATSKAV comes from the coding sequence ATGAGTAATTTTGAGCCTGAAATTGTGGCCTTTTGCTGTCATTATTGTGCATATACCGCAGCAGATATGGCCGGCACCAGACGGATTTCATATCCGTCTAATGTAAAAATCATACGTGTGCCCTGTACCGGCAAAGTGGATGCCATCCACTTGATGAAAGCCCTTGAAAAAGGGGCCGACGGTGTATATGTGGCAGGTTGCCTGGTAGGGGATTGTCATTTTAGAGAAGGTAATCTGCGTGCCGAAGCCCATGTGGAAAAGATCAAAAAAACCCTGGAAGATCTGGGTTGGGAGCCCGAACGTGTGGGCATGATGCATTTCAGCGCAGGCATGGGTGAAAATTTTGCCAAAGCTGCCACAGAGTTTACAGAAAAAATTAAAGCATTAGGGCCAAGCCCGGCCAGTCAGGCAACAAGCAAAGCCGTTTAA